GAATATTAAATGAAAATTTAGGATACTTTTGTCCATTATCTTTAACTTTCATCAGTCGAGCATCATGATCATTCAAAGCTAACGATACCTGTCCAGAATAGTCCAACAACTGCCACCAATAAAAAAAGAATTTCAACTTTTTCTTTATCTGATTTTGATTTATCATCTAAAAATTTTCGTACGGTTCTTCTAAGCTTTTTAATTTCATCTTTTGTTAATTCTTCGACCAAATAATGCTTTATTAATAAAATAATATCTTTTTTCTTTGATTATATTGAATGAAGAATTGTAAGCATTTTTTTTATTGTTCCATCAATTGCAATATGTTCAAAATCAGTTAATCCAATTCTATTTGCCACAATCAGAATAAAACTCATAATTAATTGGTAAATTTGTTGAAAAATACTTACAATAATCTCGTATTGTTCTGTCACTTGGTTCTATAAAATGTGAAATTAAATTATACAAATAATTGTACTTTGCATTATAAGCTAACTCCACAGTGCTTGTTATTTTATTAATATATCCATAAAAAATTAGTTTTATCATATCTTTGAGGTCAAAAGGTGGTTTTCCAACATTGGAAATTTTTCGTTTGATTTTAAAGAAATTAAACGCACCATCAACGATTGTTGATGCAAGATACATAAGTTGAAATTCATCTTCCATTTCTTCAATTTCCCTACTTTTTTCGCTCAAAATATAGTTATCCAAAATCATATCAATCAAAAACTCCTATATTAAATTAAACAATTATAGAATTAACTATAACTAATTATATATTAGTTATTTCTAATATAAATAGATTTAAATAACTTATAGCTAGAATAATAAGTAATAAAATATTAAAATTAAATATTAATAATTTTTACAAATAATTAGATTAAAATACCCATAATTACAAGGCCAATATAAAAAAAAGTATGAATTTATGGAAAAAAATTTTCACGAATTAAAATTGAACAAAGTTTAATAAAAATAGGAAAATAGGTTAAAAATTAAATAATATTTAAATCTCAATAATTTCTGCCAACACTCTACATTCAAAAAAAAGACAACAAAAAAATGGGCATGGAGAAAAAAATCATGATAATATTAGGATATAAGCTTGTAATAATGCAAAAATAAAAAAAATTTCCACGACGAAGAACTAAAAAAAATTGCAAGAAAGGGTGTCCGCCAAAAATCTAAAATTAATTTTTGAAACTGATTAAAACTACTTCAATTCAAAAACAAAGAAAAATTTGCATTAAAAAAATTACTTTTGGCGAACACCCGAAAACAAAAAAAGGTATTCAAGTTCAGAATTAATTAAAGTAAAATTAAAAACTGGAGAAACAGAAAATACTATTTAACCAATTTTACCAAAAGAAATCGCAACATCCGAAGAATTAAAGCATATTAATAATGGT
This window of the Methanobrevibacter sp. V74 genome carries:
- a CDS encoding transposase encodes the protein MSEKSREIEEMEDEFQLMYLASTIVDGAFNFFKIKRKISNVGKPPFDLKDMIKLIFYGYINKITSTVELAYNAKYNYLYNLISHFIEPSDRTIRDYCKYFSTNLPINYEFYSDCGK